A DNA window from Mucilaginibacter xinganensis contains the following coding sequences:
- a CDS encoding enoyl-ACP reductase FabI, with protein MAYNLLKGKKGIIFGALNEQSIAWKVAQRAVQEGAEIILSNAPIALRMGELNKLGEECNAPIIGADVTSNDDLVNLFTKSQEHFGGGVDFVLHSIGMSINVRKGLPYPENNYDFTHKGLDISALSLHRVLQTAMKMDAINEWGSVLALTYIAAQRVFPDYNDMADNKAYLESIARSFGYYYGKKKHVRINTISQSPTRTTAGSGVKGFDGFISYAEKMSPLGNASADQCADYCVSMFSDLTKMVTMQNLFHDGGFSFTGVTQEVIEQMEK; from the coding sequence ATGGCTTACAACTTATTAAAAGGTAAAAAAGGAATAATTTTTGGCGCTCTGAATGAGCAATCAATAGCCTGGAAAGTGGCACAGCGCGCTGTACAGGAAGGTGCAGAAATTATTTTAAGCAACGCCCCTATTGCACTTCGCATGGGCGAATTAAACAAACTGGGTGAAGAATGTAATGCCCCTATTATTGGTGCCGATGTTACCAGTAATGACGACCTGGTAAACCTGTTCACCAAATCGCAGGAACATTTTGGCGGCGGCGTGGATTTTGTATTGCACTCCATAGGGATGAGCATTAACGTGCGCAAAGGTTTACCTTACCCTGAAAACAACTACGATTTTACCCATAAAGGTTTAGATATATCAGCACTTAGCTTACACCGTGTATTGCAAACCGCCATGAAAATGGATGCTATAAACGAGTGGGGATCTGTACTGGCCCTTACTTACATTGCTGCACAGCGTGTGTTCCCCGATTATAACGATATGGCCGACAACAAAGCTTACCTGGAAAGCATTGCCCGCAGCTTTGGCTACTACTACGGCAAAAAGAAACATGTACGCATTAATACCATTTCGCAATCGCCTACCCGCACTACAGCAGGATCAGGCGTTAAAGGTTTTGATGGCTTTATAAGCTATGCAGAAAAAATGAGCCCGCTGGGCAACGCCAGCGCTGATCAATGTGCCGATTACTGCGTTAGCATGTTCTCTGACCTTACCAAAATGGTAACTATGCAAAATCTTTTTCACGATGGTGGTTTCTCCTTTACAGGCGTAACCCAGGAAGTGATTGAGCAAATGGAGAAATAA
- a CDS encoding RNA polymerase sigma factor, translating to MLFEDIYRDYWNKVFRICMGYVNDADWAKDVAQETFIIIWKQLPKFRNESAVGTWIFRIASNNCLRQIERQSRMPKTELPEQIEDKADPDREWQSKLLYKCIAELPETDRIIISLELEDVKQAEIAKITGLSESNVRVKIFRIKEKLTQKFKQYER from the coding sequence ATGTTGTTTGAAGATATATACCGCGACTATTGGAACAAGGTATTCAGGATCTGCATGGGTTATGTTAATGATGCCGATTGGGCAAAAGATGTTGCACAGGAAACTTTTATCATCATATGGAAGCAGCTGCCAAAATTCAGGAACGAATCGGCCGTTGGTACCTGGATCTTCCGGATAGCATCAAACAACTGCCTGCGGCAAATAGAAAGGCAAAGCCGGATGCCCAAAACTGAGTTGCCGGAACAGATTGAAGATAAAGCAGATCCGGATAGGGAATGGCAAAGCAAACTTTTGTATAAATGTATTGCGGAGCTGCCCGAAACCGACCGTATTATTATTTCACTGGAACTGGAAGATGTTAAGCAAGCAGAGATCGCCAAAATAACCGGACTATCTGAAAGTAACGTGCGGGTTAAAATATTCCGGATAAAAGAAAAGCTGACTCAAAAATTTAAACAATATGAGCGATAA
- a CDS encoding carboxypeptidase-like regulatory domain-containing protein translates to MIKSLLFILFLLPLAGFAQYVISGKVLNSTDKTPVANASVFLNNAVAGSKTDDKGIFTINGVRPGQYDLVVSSLGYETSHQQIMVSADIKLPDINFQPKVMMLQEVRIKPKGNWSKNYEKFKQYFFGNSEYARQCKIVNKNIEAILDLDYDSKTRVFTAHSDDFLEIENKALGYTIKYQLQELKSDGVSNINYYAGTASFGELAGSKSQTRKWQKNRLSAYQGSSMHFLRSVIANRFPAEGFKVLRLIRKPDPEYKGPGATFKSTLVNIPLDVNDFVKLTDVQGEYALTFSDCLYVMYDKKRAHLKQNESNAIINTPQFLDDPLTTTVIFNEKNAFFDNNGIIINPLSVLFDGNWGHRLIAELLPVDYVPESGD, encoded by the coding sequence ATGATAAAATCGCTTCTTTTTATTTTGTTTTTACTCCCGCTTGCCGGTTTCGCGCAATATGTAATTAGTGGGAAGGTTTTAAACAGTACTGATAAAACACCCGTAGCAAACGCCAGCGTTTTTTTAAACAATGCAGTTGCGGGCAGTAAAACAGATGACAAGGGCATTTTTACCATAAATGGCGTAAGGCCGGGGCAGTATGACCTGGTGGTATCAAGCCTGGGCTATGAAACCTCGCACCAGCAAATTATGGTTAGCGCCGATATTAAACTGCCGGATATCAACTTTCAGCCCAAAGTAATGATGTTGCAGGAAGTCCGCATCAAACCCAAAGGCAACTGGTCAAAAAACTATGAAAAATTTAAGCAATATTTCTTCGGTAACTCGGAGTATGCCAGGCAATGTAAAATAGTGAATAAAAATATAGAAGCTATTCTTGATCTTGATTATGACAGTAAAACAAGGGTATTCACCGCCCATTCGGATGATTTTTTAGAGATAGAAAATAAAGCGCTGGGGTACACCATCAAATACCAGTTACAGGAGCTTAAAAGTGACGGGGTGAGCAATATTAACTACTATGCGGGAACGGCTTCGTTCGGGGAACTTGCCGGTTCAAAATCGCAAACACGAAAATGGCAAAAAAACCGGCTAAGTGCCTACCAGGGTTCAAGCATGCACTTTCTCCGGTCAGTAATTGCCAACAGATTTCCCGCAGAAGGGTTCAAAGTACTTCGCCTGATCAGGAAACCTGACCCTGAATACAAAGGCCCGGGTGCGACCTTCAAAAGCACCCTGGTTAATATCCCGCTTGATGTTAATGATTTTGTGAAGCTTACCGATGTGCAGGGAGAATACGCCCTTACCTTTAGCGATTGCCTGTACGTAATGTATGATAAAAAACGAGCCCATTTAAAACAAAATGAATCCAATGCGATAATAAATACACCGCAGTTTCTGGATGATCCCTTAACAACAACGGTAATTTTTAACGAGAAGAATGCCTTTTTTGACAAT
- the recN gene encoding DNA repair protein RecN, translated as MLQKLSISNYALIDNLEISFDGGLNILTGETGAGKSIILGALSLILGQRAESRYFFNQQKKCVIEGTFKIGAFHLKNFFEDNDLDYEVETVLRREISADGKSRAFVNDTPVNLNSLKALGEKLIDIHSQHATLEINDPGFQLLVVDAVAKHEELLTDYRAKFRTYKKDTSKLQQLIAESDKAKADLDYYQFQFEELEKAGLSADEQELLEQELYSLNNAGEIKRNLQGAFFLMEDGEASAIIQLREAAHQLLSLEKFNRQIAELHQRLDSATIELKDIAAEIENIEQRTHTDEARAEEVNTRLSLIYNLQKKHRVNTNAELLQLQEDLSGKIQQAVFGDEAIEKLKSALDRDKTALEKLAAQLSANRTKVIPSIEERVLKTLSEMGMNNSSIKIEITTLAADNAQFGGLSADGLDRVRFLFSANKGHALSEMSKVASGGELSRLMLSIKSLIAQNTALPTIIFDEIDTGVSGEVANQVGQIMEKLANNLQVITITHLPQIASKGQSHYFVYKDDEAATTYTRIKQLNKEERILEIAKMLSGDKPGESALQNAKELLGQ; from the coding sequence AGCGGGCTGAGAGCCGCTATTTTTTTAACCAGCAAAAAAAGTGCGTTATTGAAGGTACATTCAAAATAGGCGCATTTCATTTAAAAAACTTTTTCGAGGATAACGATCTCGATTATGAGGTCGAAACGGTTTTACGGCGCGAGATCTCGGCTGATGGAAAGTCACGGGCGTTTGTAAATGACACCCCGGTTAATTTAAATTCGCTTAAAGCACTGGGCGAAAAACTCATAGATATTCATTCGCAACATGCTACCCTTGAAATTAACGATCCCGGGTTCCAGCTGCTGGTTGTTGATGCCGTTGCAAAACATGAAGAACTGCTGACCGATTACCGGGCCAAATTCAGGACGTATAAAAAAGACACTTCAAAATTACAGCAATTAATAGCCGAAAGCGACAAAGCAAAGGCAGACCTTGATTATTACCAGTTTCAATTTGAGGAACTGGAAAAGGCCGGGCTTTCGGCAGACGAGCAGGAATTGCTGGAACAGGAACTTTATTCGCTCAATAACGCCGGCGAGATTAAACGAAACCTGCAGGGTGCCTTTTTTTTAATGGAGGACGGTGAAGCATCAGCCATTATACAGTTACGCGAGGCTGCACACCAGCTTTTATCCCTCGAAAAATTCAATCGGCAAATTGCTGAACTGCACCAAAGGCTGGATAGCGCCACGATAGAGTTAAAGGATATAGCTGCCGAAATAGAGAACATTGAACAGCGCACACATACTGATGAGGCCAGAGCCGAAGAAGTAAATACCCGCCTCAGCCTGATTTATAACCTGCAAAAGAAACACCGTGTTAACACCAACGCCGAGCTTTTGCAGCTGCAGGAAGACCTGTCGGGTAAAATACAGCAGGCTGTGTTTGGCGATGAAGCCATTGAGAAATTAAAATCAGCGCTTGATAGGGATAAAACAGCGCTTGAAAAACTGGCTGCACAGTTATCCGCAAACCGTACAAAAGTGATTCCATCCATTGAGGAACGGGTTTTAAAAACGCTATCCGAAATGGGAATGAATAATTCCAGTATCAAGATAGAGATCACGACGCTTGCCGCTGACAATGCCCAGTTTGGCGGTTTAAGTGCTGACGGACTTGACAGGGTTCGTTTTTTGTTTAGTGCAAATAAAGGGCATGCTTTGTCGGAAATGAGTAAAGTAGCATCAGGCGGCGAGCTTTCGAGGCTGATGCTGAGCATTAAATCACTGATCGCGCAAAACACTGCGCTTCCAACGATAATATTCGACGAGATAGACACCGGCGTATCCGGTGAGGTAGCTAACCAGGTTGGCCAGATAATGGAAAAACTGGCTAATAATTTACAGGTAATAACCATAACACACCTGCCGCAAATTGCCAGCAAGGGCCAGAGCCATTACTTTGTTTATAAGGATGATGAGGCCGCAACCACTTATACCCGCATTAAACAGTTAAATAAAGAAGAACGGATTTTAGAGATTGCCAAAATGCTGAGCGGTGATAAACCCGGCGAAAGTGCGTTGCAAAATGCAAAGGAACTTTTGGGGCAGTAG